In Oryzihumus leptocrescens, the following are encoded in one genomic region:
- a CDS encoding YtxH domain-containing protein, whose amino-acid sequence MSVQAKDAEDQFKAAQSEQRAKLELAISKARESAEQRSRHMRSQADQTKVEVSAWWRDLQHQWDEQAQQVRSHLEAKREEHDAKRAAIQADVAEADAETAISIAIAAIEEAEYAALDALLLRDKANELAVAQ is encoded by the coding sequence ATGTCCGTTCAAGCGAAGGATGCTGAGGATCAGTTCAAGGCCGCCCAGAGTGAACAGCGCGCCAAGTTGGAGCTGGCGATCTCCAAAGCGCGGGAGTCGGCCGAACAGCGGAGCCGGCACATGCGCTCCCAGGCCGACCAGACGAAGGTCGAAGTTTCCGCTTGGTGGCGCGACCTGCAGCATCAATGGGACGAGCAAGCACAGCAGGTGCGGTCCCACCTCGAGGCGAAGCGCGAAGAGCACGACGCCAAGCGTGCGGCCATCCAGGCTGACGTAGCCGAGGCTGACGCCGAGACCGCGATCAGCATCGCCATCGCCGCCATCGAGGAGGCGGAGTACGCCGCGCTCGACGCGCTTCTGCTCCGAGACAAGGCGAACGAGCTCGCCGTCGCCCAATGA
- a CDS encoding DUF1345 domain-containing protein, which translates to MNEMPANTLYHRWLGWHALELRRAVTVAVFGLVVAVVLLLFIPWTLAMVGGWDAAAFTFLMTTWPIIGRAEGARAKWLATREDPTRASSAVLLVGATLASLLGVGLAIHLAGRERGAPQVILIGLAILTVMLSWTVANTVFTLRYAHLHFATTVPGIGFGDMGEQERPGYRDFAYVAFTIGMCYQVSDTTLRHTRIRRTALSHAFLSYLFGVVIVAGAVNLISGLIR; encoded by the coding sequence ATGAACGAGATGCCGGCGAACACCCTCTACCACCGATGGTTGGGCTGGCACGCCCTGGAACTGCGGCGGGCCGTCACCGTCGCCGTCTTTGGGCTCGTCGTCGCCGTCGTTCTGCTGCTCTTCATACCGTGGACCCTGGCGATGGTCGGCGGCTGGGACGCCGCGGCCTTCACGTTCCTGATGACCACATGGCCGATCATCGGCCGAGCGGAGGGGGCACGCGCAAAGTGGCTGGCCACCCGCGAGGACCCCACACGAGCCTCCTCCGCCGTGCTGTTGGTCGGTGCCACCCTCGCCAGCCTGCTCGGGGTTGGGCTCGCGATCCACCTGGCGGGGCGAGAGCGCGGCGCCCCACAGGTGATCCTGATTGGCTTGGCCATCCTGACCGTCATGCTTTCGTGGACCGTGGCCAACACCGTCTTCACCCTGCGCTACGCCCACCTGCACTTCGCGACGACAGTCCCGGGCATCGGCTTCGGCGACATGGGCGAGCAGGAAAGGCCCGGTTACCGCGACTTCGCCTACGTCGCCTTCACCATCGGCATGTGCTACCAGGTGTCCGACACCACCCTGCGCCACACCCGGATCCGGCGCACCGCACTGTCCCACGCCTTCCTGTCATACCTGTTCGGCGTCGTCATCGTGGCCGGCGCGGTCAACCTCATCTCAGGGCTCATCCGTTAA